Proteins from one uncultured Cohaesibacter sp. genomic window:
- a CDS encoding thiamine pyrophosphate-dependent enzyme, with amino-acid sequence MTASMSQCLMQMVQTDYQIADYQSDITPRWCTGCGDNAILTAMQRLCRDEQLPPEKTVCVSGIGCASRLPHYMNAYGFHGIHGRALPIAEGIKIRRPDLSVFVTTGDGDCCSIGAAHWLHAVRYNMNMTMLLHDNNVYGLTKKQASPTSPKGLKSNTTPFGVTLNPLNPLSVTLGISNVSFVAQVPDWIPELLYDVLSKAYHHKGFSFIRILQRCPNFMNHHFDAAVQDPLRVRMLTHADGLRLKPELSRIYKNQETHDPLDLNRAQALAMLDEEIPVGVLYSNPHVPCYDELRKGKRPSTPQLVETVLNEEFDKVGIWPEGQQATSNGE; translated from the coding sequence ATGACCGCTTCCATGAGCCAATGTCTGATGCAGATGGTGCAAACCGACTATCAGATTGCAGACTATCAAAGCGATATCACCCCACGCTGGTGCACCGGCTGCGGCGATAACGCCATTCTCACCGCCATGCAGCGTTTGTGTCGGGATGAACAGCTTCCGCCAGAAAAGACCGTGTGTGTCTCAGGCATCGGCTGTGCCTCTCGCCTGCCGCATTATATGAATGCCTATGGCTTCCATGGCATCCATGGGCGTGCCTTGCCGATTGCCGAAGGTATCAAGATCCGCCGGCCGGATCTCAGCGTTTTCGTCACCACCGGCGATGGCGACTGTTGCTCCATCGGGGCGGCCCACTGGCTGCATGCGGTGCGCTACAACATGAACATGACCATGCTGCTGCATGACAACAATGTCTATGGCCTCACCAAGAAGCAGGCCTCGCCGACATCTCCAAAGGGCTTGAAGAGCAACACCACCCCGTTCGGGGTCACGCTCAATCCGCTCAACCCGTTGAGTGTCACGCTGGGCATCTCCAACGTGTCCTTCGTGGCGCAGGTGCCGGACTGGATACCCGAGCTGCTCTATGATGTGCTCTCCAAAGCTTATCACCACAAGGGCTTTTCCTTTATCCGCATCCTGCAACGTTGCCCGAACTTCATGAACCATCATTTTGACGCTGCAGTTCAGGATCCTCTGCGCGTGCGGATGTTGACCCATGCCGATGGTCTGCGACTGAAGCCGGAACTTTCCCGCATCTACAAGAACCAGGAGACCCACGATCCGCTTGACCTCAATCGGGCACAGGCTCTTGCCATGCTGGATGAGGAGATCCCGGTGGGCGTGCTTTATTCCAATCCGCACGTGCCCTGCTATGACGAATTGCGCAAAGGCAAACGCCCGAGCACGCCACAGCTGGTGGAAACTGTTCTCAACGAAGAATTCGACAAGGTCGGCATCTGGCCCGAAGGCCAGCAAGCGACCTCAAACGGGGAGTGA
- a CDS encoding 2-oxoacid:acceptor oxidoreductase subunit alpha has protein sequence MTEYGMQASSHDAPPSEERTALKKSPASGPVEVIQEHIVEIVSDSGEGAQRCGQSLASIAARSGHGIWTVEIIPAEIQPPHRSIAGASGNRVRMAAHKVTNVGDKADLVIAFNEQVLLSRLNANEIKPGATILIEEMWKRDKDPAVAENYEKVTAEVRARGYKLFEIPMQTECQKYVPDPTKGKNMFVLGILCTIYSLDTALAEAQVRLTFAKKDQKIVDANLELLAAGQAWAAENLSMRYMIPAAPVVKPQIVTNGNAALALGVVASGMEVCSMYPITPATSASHYLSTIFEKVGCVVHQAEDEISAATFAIGASYAGKCAVTITSGPGLSLKQEAIGLAVMTEIPLVVIDVQRGGPSTGLPTKVEQGDMMSAMFGSHGDAPKVVMAVDSIEDCFYSVITARKIAETFNMVVVILSDAALSTAQQPFDRPEFNAEWLAPPVNQSAVPEDAHPYDWDERTGIATRFIPGQPNGMHCLTGLAHDRDSHVAYDPQINEEGLLNRSRKLAALQKTLRLAPVYGDEEGDLLLIGWGSTRGAIEEAVKIMREQGLKVSSLHLKFIQPMAAGIDAVMKRFGKVMTIENNWNDPESDPLIDPSNRRYSHLAMLLRSRWLVDVDCWGNARGQPLKPAEIIEAAMAKLDDKKQTAGGL, from the coding sequence ATGACGGAATATGGCATGCAGGCTTCTTCTCACGATGCTCCTCCCAGCGAGGAAAGGACCGCATTGAAGAAGTCCCCAGCAAGTGGACCTGTCGAAGTCATTCAGGAACATATTGTTGAAATCGTAAGTGACTCGGGGGAAGGCGCGCAAAGATGCGGCCAGTCCCTTGCGTCGATCGCCGCCCGATCCGGGCACGGAATCTGGACGGTGGAGATCATCCCCGCCGAGATCCAGCCCCCTCACCGCTCCATCGCGGGCGCCAGCGGCAACAGGGTGCGCATGGCCGCGCACAAGGTCACCAATGTGGGTGACAAGGCCGATCTCGTGATCGCCTTTAACGAGCAGGTGCTTCTAAGCCGCCTGAACGCCAACGAGATCAAGCCCGGAGCCACCATTCTCATCGAAGAAATGTGGAAACGCGACAAGGACCCTGCCGTTGCCGAGAATTATGAAAAGGTGACCGCCGAAGTCCGCGCAAGGGGCTACAAGCTGTTCGAGATTCCGATGCAGACGGAATGTCAAAAATATGTGCCCGATCCGACCAAGGGCAAGAATATGTTCGTGCTGGGCATTCTCTGCACGATCTACAGTCTGGATACGGCACTGGCCGAAGCACAGGTGCGGCTGACCTTTGCCAAGAAGGACCAGAAGATCGTCGATGCCAACCTCGAACTTCTGGCGGCCGGACAGGCCTGGGCGGCAGAGAATCTCTCCATGCGCTACATGATCCCTGCGGCGCCGGTTGTGAAGCCACAAATCGTGACCAACGGCAATGCGGCGCTGGCGCTCGGGGTTGTGGCCTCGGGCATGGAAGTCTGCTCGATGTATCCGATCACGCCAGCCACCTCGGCTTCGCACTATCTCTCGACCATCTTCGAGAAGGTCGGCTGCGTGGTGCATCAGGCAGAGGATGAAATCTCGGCGGCGACCTTCGCCATCGGGGCTTCCTATGCTGGCAAATGCGCGGTGACCATCACCTCCGGCCCGGGCCTCTCGCTCAAGCAGGAAGCCATCGGTCTTGCCGTGATGACCGAAATTCCGCTGGTTGTCATTGATGTTCAGCGCGGTGGACCTTCCACCGGCCTGCCAACCAAGGTCGAGCAGGGCGACATGATGTCCGCCATGTTCGGCAGTCATGGGGATGCGCCCAAGGTGGTCATGGCGGTGGATTCCATCGAGGACTGCTTCTATTCGGTCATCACCGCACGCAAGATCGCCGAGACCTTCAACATGGTCGTGGTCATCCTCTCGGATGCGGCTCTTTCGACCGCGCAACAGCCTTTTGACAGACCTGAATTCAACGCCGAGTGGCTGGCCCCTCCGGTCAACCAATCTGCGGTGCCGGAAGATGCCCATCCCTATGACTGGGACGAACGCACAGGCATTGCGACCCGCTTCATTCCCGGCCAGCCAAACGGCATGCATTGCCTCACGGGCCTTGCCCATGATCGGGACAGCCACGTGGCCTATGACCCTCAGATCAACGAGGAGGGCCTTTTGAACCGCAGCCGCAAACTGGCTGCATTGCAGAAGACTTTGCGTCTGGCACCCGTCTATGGCGATGAGGAAGGCGATCTGCTACTCATCGGCTGGGGCAGTACACGCGGCGCCATCGAGGAAGCCGTGAAGATCATGCGGGAACAGGGTCTCAAGGTCTCCTCATTGCATCTGAAATTCATCCAGCCGATGGCCGCTGGCATCGATGCTGTCATGAAACGTTTCGGCAAGGTCATGACCATCGAGAATAACTGGAATGACCCAGAGAGTGATCCGCTGATCGATCCGTCAAACCGACGCTATTCCCATCTGGCCATGCTTCTGCGCTCGCGCTGGCTGGTGGATGTGGATTGCTGGGGCAATGCCCGCGGCCAACCGCTCAAGCCTGCGGAAATCATAGAGGCCGCAATGGCCAAGCTCGACGACAAAAAACAAACGGCGGGAGGGCTATGA
- the gltA gene encoding NADPH-dependent glutamate synthase, whose amino-acid sequence MARKTIRSIPQQRADMPVQEPEIRARNFDEVALGFDLENALLECERCLMCPQPACIEGCPVKIDIPGFISKMLEKDFRGAYEHMTDATQLPAVCGRVCPQEDQCEGVCAVGAGTGLEPVAIGRLERFLGDMAIKEGWQKSAQIEPNRFRVAIVGSGPAGMACAADLAKAGCAVTIYEAFHVPGGVLRYGIPEFRLPKSVVDAEIANLKALGVDIQCNTLVGRLFTIDQMLDDMGYDAVFIGVGAGTPHFMDIPGENLNGVLSANELLTRCNLMHAGDFPKFDTPLGLGKRVAVIGSGNTAMDAMRVSLRLGAEQVHCIYRRSEIECPARKEELHHAQEEGIEFHWLTNPVEILGDADNNVRGIRCVQMELGEPDSSGRRRPVAVEGSEFDFEADTVVYAIGTSPNPILGQTSSIGLNKWGYIDTDDDLSTSLAGVYAGGDIVTGAATVIKAMGAGRKAADSIRRYLGLRDTNVIYEPETSDFENSLFGIDLAEHCFTRIRQI is encoded by the coding sequence ATGGCTCGCAAGACAATTCGATCCATTCCGCAACAACGGGCAGACATGCCGGTTCAGGAGCCGGAGATCCGCGCCAGAAACTTTGATGAAGTGGCACTGGGCTTTGATCTTGAAAATGCTCTTCTGGAATGTGAACGCTGCCTGATGTGTCCGCAACCGGCCTGCATCGAAGGATGCCCGGTCAAGATCGACATTCCCGGATTCATTTCCAAGATGCTGGAAAAGGATTTCCGTGGCGCCTATGAGCATATGACCGATGCGACCCAGCTTCCCGCCGTGTGCGGCCGGGTCTGCCCACAGGAGGATCAGTGCGAAGGGGTTTGCGCTGTCGGTGCAGGCACGGGCCTTGAACCGGTTGCGATCGGTCGACTTGAACGCTTCCTTGGCGACATGGCTATCAAGGAGGGGTGGCAGAAATCAGCACAGATTGAACCCAACCGCTTCCGGGTTGCCATCGTAGGATCTGGACCAGCCGGAATGGCTTGTGCGGCGGATCTGGCCAAGGCCGGATGCGCCGTTACCATTTATGAGGCCTTTCATGTGCCCGGTGGCGTCTTGCGCTACGGTATCCCAGAATTCCGCCTGCCCAAGAGCGTGGTGGACGCCGAGATCGCCAATCTGAAGGCGCTGGGCGTCGATATCCAGTGCAATACACTGGTGGGCCGCCTGTTCACCATCGATCAGATGCTCGATGACATGGGCTATGATGCAGTCTTTATCGGCGTTGGAGCCGGTACCCCCCACTTCATGGACATTCCGGGCGAAAATCTCAACGGCGTCCTTTCCGCCAACGAGTTGCTGACCCGCTGCAATCTGATGCATGCAGGGGACTTCCCCAAATTCGACACTCCGCTGGGCCTTGGCAAGCGCGTGGCCGTGATCGGCTCGGGCAATACGGCCATGGACGCGATGCGTGTTTCCCTACGGCTTGGTGCCGAGCAGGTGCATTGCATCTACCGACGCAGCGAAATCGAGTGCCCTGCCCGCAAGGAAGAGCTTCATCACGCACAGGAAGAAGGCATCGAGTTCCACTGGCTGACCAACCCGGTCGAAATTCTTGGCGACGCCGACAACAATGTGCGCGGCATCCGTTGCGTGCAGATGGAGTTGGGTGAACCCGATAGCTCCGGGCGCAGGCGTCCGGTAGCGGTTGAGGGCAGCGAATTCGACTTCGAAGCGGATACGGTGGTCTATGCCATCGGCACCTCGCCCAACCCGATCCTCGGCCAGACCTCGTCGATCGGCCTCAACAAATGGGGTTATATCGACACCGACGACGATCTTTCAACCTCCCTTGCCGGTGTCTATGCCGGGGGAGACATCGTCACCGGAGCGGCGACCGTGATCAAGGCAATGGGCGCAGGGCGCAAGGCGGCTGACAGCATCCGCCGCTATCTGGGCCTCAGAGACACCAACGTCATTTACGAGCCGGAGACATCCGACTTCGAGAACAGTCTGTTCGGCATCGACCTTGCTGAACATTGCTTTACCAGAATAAGACAAATTTAG
- a CDS encoding sulfide/dihydroorotate dehydrogenase-like FAD/NAD-binding protein, whose amino-acid sequence MSDRGVASGRGEDLSVANRQNGSGKGVTASFPILTRTDFSKSTFLIEIEHPVMAKAAKPGQFVIVMLHELGERIPLTIADFDREKGTITLVVQAVGKSTREMQLLCRPGREIYAMLGPLGIPSDISSKTKKVICVGGGLGIAPIYPQARAFKEAGAHVIGVLGFRSSNLMFWEEKFRAICDDFIICTDDGSAGIHGLVTQGIEAAIKANPDVDEVVAIGPPVMMRACTETTRPYGIKTMVSLNPIMVDGTGMCGGCRVKVGETIKFACVDGPDFDGHQVDFDDLFTRLQRYRPEEAAAMERYSDSCRRLALAPDAAPIEGGK is encoded by the coding sequence ATGTCCGATCGCGGGGTCGCCAGCGGTCGCGGGGAGGATTTGTCTGTCGCAAATAGGCAGAACGGATCCGGGAAAGGTGTTACGGCATCCTTTCCAATCCTGACGCGTACCGATTTTTCAAAGTCAACATTCCTTATCGAAATCGAACATCCAGTCATGGCAAAGGCCGCCAAACCCGGCCAGTTTGTCATCGTGATGCTGCATGAGCTGGGCGAGCGTATTCCGCTGACCATTGCGGATTTCGACAGGGAAAAGGGAACCATCACACTTGTCGTGCAGGCCGTGGGCAAATCCACAAGGGAGATGCAGTTGCTCTGCAGACCCGGTCGTGAGATCTACGCCATGCTCGGCCCTCTTGGTATTCCCAGTGACATTTCATCGAAAACCAAAAAGGTCATTTGTGTGGGCGGCGGGCTAGGTATCGCGCCTATCTACCCGCAGGCACGGGCCTTCAAGGAAGCTGGCGCCCATGTGATCGGGGTTCTGGGCTTCCGCTCCAGCAACCTTATGTTCTGGGAAGAGAAATTTCGCGCCATTTGTGATGATTTCATTATCTGCACAGACGATGGCTCAGCGGGCATACACGGCCTTGTCACCCAAGGCATTGAAGCGGCAATCAAAGCGAATCCAGACGTAGACGAAGTAGTCGCCATTGGTCCTCCGGTCATGATGCGCGCCTGCACGGAAACCACACGCCCCTACGGCATCAAGACAATGGTGAGCCTCAACCCGATCATGGTGGACGGCACCGGCATGTGCGGCGGCTGCCGCGTGAAAGTAGGAGAGACGATCAAGTTCGCCTGCGTGGACGGGCCCGATTTTGATGGCCATCAGGTCGACTTTGACGATCTCTTCACCCGACTGCAACGCTACCGCCCTGAAGAGGCCGCAGCGATGGAGCGCTATTCCGATAGTTGCCGCCGCCTGGCCCTTGCGCCGGATGCAGCACCCATTGAGGGAGGCAAGTAA
- a CDS encoding sodium ion-translocating decarboxylase subunit beta, whose translation MMVMWAIIALLFYLAIYKKFEPLLLIPIAFGALLANLPTEGLVNLPQGEHAGGLYYYISKGVELEIFPPLIFMGVGALTDFGPLIANPRTLLLGAAAQFGVFATFLGATLIGFQSHEAAAIGIIGGADGPTSIFLASKLAPDLLAPIAVAAYSYMALVPLIQPPIMRALTTEAERKIKMKSLRKVGRLEKLIFAAMVTILVILLVPAAAALIGMLMLGNFLRESLEAERITKAAQNEVVNVITIFLGTSVGITMTAERFLNFDTMKILALGIVAFSIATGCGILMAKLMNVFSKNKINPLIGSAGVSAVPMAARVSQVEGQRADPSNFLLMHAMGPNVAGVIGTAVVAGFFLAWFSL comes from the coding sequence ATGATGGTCATGTGGGCGATCATTGCTCTGCTGTTCTATCTTGCGATCTACAAAAAATTTGAACCGCTTCTGCTGATTCCGATCGCTTTCGGTGCTCTCTTGGCTAACCTTCCCACCGAAGGTCTGGTCAACCTGCCCCAAGGCGAACATGCTGGCGGTCTCTACTACTATATTTCCAAAGGCGTTGAGCTGGAAATCTTCCCACCGCTCATCTTCATGGGCGTTGGGGCTTTGACTGACTTCGGTCCGTTGATCGCCAACCCGCGTACGCTGCTCCTCGGTGCAGCTGCACAGTTTGGTGTGTTCGCTACCTTCCTTGGTGCAACCTTGATTGGCTTCCAGTCACACGAGGCTGCTGCCATTGGTATCATTGGTGGTGCTGACGGCCCGACCTCGATCTTCCTTGCCAGCAAGTTGGCTCCGGATCTACTCGCTCCAATCGCGGTTGCAGCTTATAGCTACATGGCGCTTGTGCCGTTGATCCAGCCTCCGATCATGCGTGCGCTTACAACTGAAGCAGAACGCAAGATCAAGATGAAATCCCTGCGTAAAGTAGGTCGCCTTGAAAAGCTCATCTTTGCTGCCATGGTTACCATCCTTGTGATCCTGCTGGTTCCCGCAGCAGCAGCCCTGATTGGCATGCTGATGCTGGGTAACTTCCTTCGGGAAAGCCTTGAAGCAGAACGCATCACCAAGGCTGCTCAGAACGAAGTGGTCAACGTCATCACGATCTTCCTGGGTACGTCTGTCGGCATCACAATGACGGCAGAACGGTTCCTGAACTTCGACACCATGAAGATTCTGGCACTGGGTATCGTCGCTTTCAGTATCGCTACTGGTTGCGGCATCCTGATGGCCAAATTGATGAACGTGTTCTCGAAGAACAAGATCAACCCGCTTATCGGATCTGCTGGTGTGTCTGCGGTGCCAATGGCCGCACGCGTTAGCCAGGTGGAAGGTCAGAGAGCGGACCCGAGCAACTTCCTTCTCATGCATGCCATGGGTCCGAACGTTGCCGGTGTGATTGGTACAGCAGTGGTGGCAGGCTTCTTCCTAGCCTGGTTCTCACTCTGA
- a CDS encoding acetyl-CoA carboxylase biotin carboxyl carrier protein subunit — translation MKRLRITVQGITYDVTVEDEDMDNAAPAPAAKPAAPAPAAAAPAPAAPAPAAPAPAAAPAAPAGDGAVPSPLAGTVISVDVSVGQKVSAGDTLVVLEAMKMNTNISAPSDGTVTAVNVAAGATVTEGQVLVTLS, via the coding sequence ATGAAACGCTTGCGGATCACCGTACAGGGCATCACCTACGATGTAACGGTGGAAGACGAAGATATGGACAATGCTGCCCCGGCTCCGGCTGCGAAACCAGCAGCTCCAGCCCCTGCAGCAGCAGCTCCTGCTCCTGCCGCTCCGGCCCCAGCCGCTCCGGCTCCTGCTGCAGCTCCTGCTGCCCCAGCTGGTGATGGCGCAGTGCCTAGCCCACTCGCAGGGACTGTCATCAGCGTAGACGTTTCTGTTGGTCAGAAAGTATCAGCTGGCGACACTCTGGTTGTCCTTGAAGCCATGAAGATGAACACGAACATCAGTGCTCCATCTGATGGTACAGTTACCGCGGTCAATGTGGCAGCCGGTGCTACCGTGACCGAGGGTCAAGTTCTTGTAACCCTTTCATAA
- a CDS encoding OadG family transporter subunit, with protein sequence MLENLEIILTGFVVVMMALAILWAACAIIGSFFIRQEKNGSGTGGSDHAPKVPPRAAVASRAGVPPHHLAAIAAAVAATMGAGYKVTRVAAPPHKVSEWPLEGRIASFSGHNTRNGWTSMMPLGSSQTPNSLRGLK encoded by the coding sequence ATGCTCGAAAACCTGGAAATCATCTTAACGGGCTTTGTCGTGGTAATGATGGCTCTTGCCATTCTCTGGGCAGCTTGTGCAATTATTGGGTCTTTCTTTATCCGTCAGGAAAAGAACGGCTCAGGCACAGGCGGCTCGGACCATGCCCCAAAGGTACCGCCGCGTGCGGCGGTAGCCTCCCGGGCTGGCGTACCACCACATCATCTGGCTGCCATTGCAGCAGCCGTAGCCGCGACAATGGGGGCAGGATACAAAGTGACTCGCGTCGCAGCTCCCCCACACAAAGTAAGCGAATGGCCACTGGAAGGTCGTATTGCCTCCTTTTCGGGACATAACACCCGCAATGGCTGGACTTCCATGATGCCCTTGGGCAGTAGCCAGACCCCCAATTCTCTGAGAGGACTAAAGTAA
- a CDS encoding acyl-CoA carboxylase subunit beta, translated as MAISKTLSDELEKRRKIALDGGGAKKAEDRHAKGRMTARERLGGLFSEGTFQEFGLHAQHNTRYFGMADKTIPTDGVICGTGFVDGRPVAAFSQDFGVVGGSLGEIHAKKICAALDHAVKAGVPVVGFNDSGGARIQEGVGALSGYGQVFYRNVQLSGVVPQISVIAGPCAGGAAYSPALTDFLIMTRENAQMFICGPEVIRAVTGQVTTMEEIGSAQAHASVSGNIHFIAENDQHAVQIVHKLLSFLPSNNMMDPPHHIEPDLKIVDDPALDELVPADSKTPFDCREVIKSLADDGDFLEIMEHFAANIVIGFGRIGGMVVGFVSNQPTVKAGTLDIDASDKAARFVRFCNVYNIPIVTLVDVPGFLPGVAEERRGIIRHGAKMLFAYASATVPKITVIMRKAYGGAYLAMCSEDMGADRVMAWPTAEIAVMGAEGAVNILYRKELKEAEDKPAKAKELADEYRKEFATPYLSAGRLAIHDIIQPRETKSAIALSLRGLMSKRETRPPKKHGNIPL; from the coding sequence ATGGCGATTTCCAAAACTCTTTCTGATGAGTTGGAGAAACGGCGCAAAATCGCACTGGACGGTGGCGGCGCAAAGAAAGCTGAAGACAGACATGCCAAAGGGCGTATGACTGCCCGTGAACGTCTTGGGGGTCTTTTCTCCGAAGGTACGTTCCAGGAATTCGGCTTGCATGCGCAGCACAATACCCGTTACTTCGGTATGGCAGACAAAACCATTCCGACGGACGGTGTTATTTGCGGCACAGGCTTTGTCGACGGTCGTCCAGTAGCAGCCTTTTCCCAGGATTTCGGCGTGGTTGGTGGCTCCTTGGGTGAAATTCACGCCAAGAAAATTTGTGCAGCCCTCGATCATGCTGTGAAAGCAGGTGTACCTGTTGTTGGCTTCAACGACTCAGGCGGAGCACGTATTCAGGAGGGTGTTGGTGCCCTTTCCGGTTATGGTCAGGTGTTCTATCGCAACGTTCAGCTCTCTGGCGTTGTGCCTCAGATCTCTGTCATTGCAGGTCCTTGCGCCGGTGGTGCAGCCTACAGCCCTGCGCTGACCGACTTCCTCATCATGACCCGCGAAAACGCACAGATGTTCATCTGTGGACCAGAAGTTATTCGCGCCGTTACCGGTCAGGTAACAACGATGGAAGAAATCGGGTCGGCTCAAGCACATGCTTCCGTATCCGGTAACATTCACTTCATTGCTGAAAATGACCAGCATGCTGTGCAGATCGTACACAAGCTGCTCTCATTCCTGCCATCCAACAACATGATGGATCCGCCGCATCATATCGAGCCGGACCTGAAAATTGTTGATGACCCGGCACTGGATGAGCTGGTTCCAGCTGATTCCAAGACCCCGTTTGACTGCCGTGAGGTTATCAAAAGCCTTGCTGATGACGGTGATTTCCTTGAAATCATGGAACATTTTGCAGCCAACATTGTAATCGGCTTCGGCCGCATTGGCGGCATGGTCGTTGGGTTCGTTTCCAACCAGCCAACCGTTAAAGCGGGCACGCTGGATATCGATGCCAGTGACAAGGCTGCACGCTTTGTTCGTTTCTGCAACGTCTACAATATCCCGATCGTTACCCTCGTCGACGTTCCTGGCTTCCTGCCGGGTGTCGCTGAAGAACGTCGCGGTATTATTCGTCACGGCGCAAAAATGCTCTTCGCATATGCCTCTGCTACTGTTCCGAAAATCACGGTCATCATGCGTAAAGCCTATGGCGGCGCGTATCTGGCAATGTGCTCGGAAGACATGGGTGCAGACCGCGTTATGGCATGGCCAACGGCCGAAATTGCTGTGATGGGTGCTGAAGGCGCTGTCAATATCCTTTATCGTAAGGAATTGAAAGAAGCTGAAGACAAGCCGGCCAAGGCAAAAGAACTTGCGGATGAATATCGCAAGGAATTTGCTACCCCTTACTTGTCTGCAGGCAGACTGGCTATCCATGATATCATCCAGCCTCGCGAAACCAAGAGTGCAATCGCTCTCTCGCTTCGTGGCCTGATGTCCAAACGGGAAACCCGTCCGCCGAAGAAACACGGCAACATTCCACTCTGA